CGCCGTTTGATTTAACCCGTTGAGCTTCCTCAACAGCTGTAATCTGCGACGCGATCTCGTGTAGGAAAGCCACGCCCACCTCCGATGGCAGACGGGTCGATCCTCATAGTTCATCCCAATTGTTGCAAGGCTTCATTCACCTCAATTAGCTCAAATGCCTCTGGATTGAATGCTCCACCCACCCACTCTCGCATCGATTCATGCTCTGGATGATTGGGATCGCTCAGCGTTTCTACTAACTCCGTATACCCCCAAGTCCCACCGCAGTCTTCGGGTGGACAGGCTCGCTTCCCGGTGACACAAACGCTATGACGAGGAAGGTCAGCGGCAGGCAGAATTTTTTCAATCAAGAGTTCATGCTCCCAACTGTCTCCCATATCGTAGGTGTAGCGAAACTTGAATTTTTCGCCAGCCACAACTCGGTTCAGCTTCATTTTGCGCTCATTCTTCACTTCCCAATCATATTCTGGAGCGGGTTCACCGTACTCCTCACCCTGAATAAGAAACACGTGCAGATGAGAGTTTGTCCAACCCATTGCGGTTTGAATGATCTCATGGAGATCGCCTAACGTGATGTCGCTGCGAACTTGTACACGTCGCCAGATGGGAGGGCGCAACTCTAGCAGCGTGATCTTAATTTGATAAAGGCTGACAGAAGCTGAGGATTTCCGAGCGGGCATGGTTGTAAGCCTCTGAGTTCTAATCTCCTAGATTAGTTCACCCGGAAACGCTCAGATGCGGATGCTAACAAAATGCGATCGAGCTTCACTCAATGTAACCTCTCAAATTGTTCCGCTGATTTCAGCGATCACTGCCGGGTAAGCGACAATTCACAAATATTTTGCAGTTCCCGTTGAGCCGTGGCACGAATTTCAGGGGGAATGTGGGCATTGATACGATCGATCACATTGGTCAGTCGGTCTTTGAGTAGAACATCACCGAAGCTTTGACGTTCAGGAGCGCGCTTCAGGCTTGATGTCAAAGTTTCCTTCAGGGCGATTAGAGACTGCTCAGACCTCCCAAGGGTTGACGATCTCAATGCCGCAGTTTGAAAAATCATCGACATTCCGAGTTGCAATTGCAGCTTGATGGGTGCGGCAGATGGCAGCGATTTGAGCATCCGACTGAGAGATCGGTCTGCCTCGTCTTCGGCGATCGCTGCTAATTGTGGCAAAGTGTTCGGCAGCTTGTGAGTCAAACAAAAGAATTTGATTGAGAAATTCTTGGTTAAACGCGGCTTGAGCGGCAGATTGAAGCCGTTGTTTTCGGTTGCCCTCTGGCAGAATGGCAATCCCGTACAAGATCTCAGCCTGGGTAATCGTGGTTGTGAATAAGCGCTCTCTAGGTTGTGCATCCGCCCACGATTTAACGGTCTGTGAGCCTTGAGGGTTCATCAATTCAGAGAGAACGTTGGTATCAAGAACGATCATTGTGGTTCTCAAAGTTGGGCGGCGTTCTCATGGGTTCTCTTAGAATTTCAGGAATCTCGAAGTCCTCAATGCCGGCAAAGTGCTGTTGGATTGCAGTGGCAAGACCCAGAGTAGCGTTCTGAGGAGATTCTGGAGTGAGGACGCTGGCAAGGATCACAGCGATTTCGTCTTCGATCGTGCGTCCGTTTTGGCTGGCGCGTTGTTGCAGTCGCTCTGTGAGCTGTGAATCGAGTTGGCTGAGTGTGATTTGGGTCATGGCAGTCGATTCAGGTTGGGTGGATGGCTCGATTATAAAGGCTATTGAGTGATACGGAGTTTGCCACTCATGAACTGAGGCAAAAG
This sequence is a window from Leptolyngbya sp. NIES-2104. Protein-coding genes within it:
- a CDS encoding plasmid pRiA4b ORF-3 family protein, producing the protein MPARKSSASVSLYQIKITLLELRPPIWRRVQVRSDITLGDLHEIIQTAMGWTNSHLHVFLIQGEEYGEPAPEYDWEVKNERKMKLNRVVAGEKFKFRYTYDMGDSWEHELLIEKILPAADLPRHSVCVTGKRACPPEDCGGTWGYTELVETLSDPNHPEHESMREWVGGAFNPEAFELIEVNEALQQLG
- a CDS encoding type II toxin-antitoxin system VapC family toxin; this encodes MIVLDTNVLSELMNPQGSQTVKSWADAQPRERLFTTTITQAEILYGIAILPEGNRKQRLQSAAQAAFNQEFLNQILLFDSQAAEHFATISSDRRRRGRPISQSDAQIAAICRTHQAAIATRNVDDFSNCGIEIVNPWEV